The following DNA comes from Magnolia sinica isolate HGM2019 chromosome 18, MsV1, whole genome shotgun sequence.
CCCCAGCGGTACATGTTAAAACAGCATAGTTTAAAAGCAAGGAATtagaaaaatggtggtgaactatcaccgtAGCACTttcttctctccccttttttGGTAAAGGTCTTCTGCTGGTACGGCGCGATGGCTGGTACGCAGGCGCCAGAAATTGCCCCGAATTTACTAcaccctctcttcttcttcttctcgctcCGATACCACCGCGAAATCGCCGCATCCGCATATACACCCAAACAAAAGCAATATGGCAGTCTCTGAGCTCTTTCTCCTCTtgctttctagggttttataactctctctctctctctctctctctctctctcttctcccgaTGGAAATGCCTGGCCGTCGATCTAACTATTCTCTCCTCTCCCAATTCCCCGACGATCTTCAGCAACAGCAATCCAAATTCCCCGCACcaccagcagcagctgctgcgcCCTTCTACGAATCTCTGTCTGGAGAAAAGAATAAGCAGAAGCCCGACAGGCCATTCGATTGGCCCCCAATCGATGGCGGGGACCACCGCCGGGTCGGATCGTTCTTCCCACCGTCGATCGGCCTGCAGCGCCAGTCCAGCGGCAGCAGCTTTGGGGAGAGCTCACTCTCCGGGGAATACTATGTCTCAACTCTGTCCACCGCCAACGATCCCGACCTCTTCCCGCAGCTGCTGCCTCCTGAGGATGGGTTCAAGACGGGTGCGGATGCACGGCTGAAGGCTGTCGACGCTGCGGCAGCAGCGGGGTCATCATCGTCCAAGAGCCGGGCACAGCAGACCGAGGAAAGCTACCAGCTGCAGCTTGCTCTTGCACTCCGCCTCTCATCAGAGGCGACCTGTGCTGACGACCCGAATTTCCTTTGCCCAGGCTCAGAGGACTCATCGATTGGATCTCCAATCGCCTCCTCAGAGTCTGTTTCTCATCGTTTTTGGGTATGATATCTATTTCATTGGCAGAAGTTCTGATTTCTTTTCTTTAGTATGAAAATTTTAGATACAGTGAAACTAAAATACATCATATCATTGCTGCTGAGTTTGTCTCTACTGGTGTTTGGATGTTTTGGGGTTAATTGGAGTCCATGTAAAATTACAGCATTTGGGTTGCCTCCTGAAATATTCTTTTGGGGCAGAGTTGGAACAGAATTAGCCCGCTCCAGTCACAATGAGGAAATCACTTCCTAAATTACAATCATGGTGTTTTTTGGCTCCATCTAGGATGAAACTCATCGAATTGCAATTAGGGGTTTGGTTGTCATGATGCAAAATAGAGCCACCTCACAATGCTTATTTCTTCCACATTGAATCAGACCATTTCAGCTAAGTTcagttgagcatccaaatgcacccttaatcTTGTAGAAACCAGAATTGGAGAGCATCTGAACAATTAGCGTGTGGGAAATAATTCATTTTTATATTACCTGTATTCCATTGCATCATTCTTCAATCAGCGAGATGAAATGGCCATCAAAACCTGTTACATACCTGAACACACCATTTCAAAGGGGGAAATGGGATTGTTGTCCAACACATGTTGGGTACACAAGTCCATGCTGTACCCAATCCAAGCATGTTTCCTTTTCAATTGCAAACCAATTTATCCGGTCTTTCAGTAGATCTTCCAAAAGCTGATGGTGGATGTTTGTGTGGAGAGAGAGTCATAGCTGGATTGGTAGATTTTTTGGATCTTCTCTTCTAGAAGGAGAAAAACCTGAAAAATCaacctgccaaaaaaaaaaaaaaacaaaacaaaacagttatccgtttcttttcttctttttcatccaCCCTATGATAGCAAGGtggatcatctttcaaaaagGGAATCAAGCTCGCTCGCATTGTCTCTCGCGGTAGGTGGGGAAGAGGTAGAGAGGGACAAGATGGAAGAGACGTTGGGCGTAACTCCTATTCATGCTACGGTTGGAAGATCTGAAGGTTTGCCACGGCCCATGGCTGCAAGCAGAGGAGGTCCATGATGCTAGGGTTATTCCAGAAGATCCTAATGCGATTCTGTTGTCTCTAGAGGACTTCGATTGGACCTATGATATTATTAACAAGGTAGGGAAAAAGCTGGGTATGTCGTTTCAAGCAAGAGATGATGACGCAGTGGCTCTTTTCCTTCACATAGAGCATAGAGGGAACAATTTCCACAACCAGGTCCCGAGACGTACAAGTAGAGGGCAATGGGACCTTTTGAGACTGGAAAGCTCGGTGAACTACGATGCGGGCAACAAGCCGAAAGGGCTGAACAAGGGAAGGAGGGCAAAGCCAATTTCTTGATGAAGATTCTCAGTTGGAATGTTAGGGGCTCGGGGGATCGGGCCAAAAGATTTCAGATAAGAGCTATGTGCAAGAATTTGAAGGTTCAAATTAATTCTCTCCAAGAAACCAAATCCTTGTCTTTTAGTTGCTTCGATCTGGAGTCAATTTGGGGGCAGAATCCTAAAGATTTCGTTTGCTTGGATGCGGTTGGCTCTTCGGGGGGGATTGTTGTGGCTTGGAATTCAGAATTATGGAGAAAGGAGGACTTTTGGAGTGGGGAGTTCTCGATTTCAGTGGTGTTGGTTGAAATCTCTACGGGATTCAAATCACTCTTCTCAAGCATGTATGGTCCGTGTAGACCGAATAGAAGATCAACCTTTTGGGAGGAACTGCAATCGATTTCAGCCAGGTGGTTTGGTCCTTGGTGCTTAGGGGGAGACTTCAATGTTATTTGTTTCAACCATGAGAGAACCACATTGCTAGGATCTCCAAAAGTATGCGAGACTTCTCCTCTTGGATCCAGCAGGCTAAGCTGGTTGATTTACTGATGTCGGGGGCCTTGTTCACTTGGTCGAATGGTTGGAATCCTCCAATGATGTCGCGTTTGGACAGGTTTTTGGTGTTGGCTGATTGGATTTCAAAGTTTCGTTTGGCAAATATTCAAGCCCTTCCCAGGATTTCCTCATACCATAGTCTTATTGTTCTGCAGGCCTCTAATGAGAGCTGGGGCCTGAGAccttttcagtttgaattgatGTGGTTGGAGGCTGAGGGCTTCAAGGACCCGGTTTCATGTTGGTGGAGCTCCTTTCACATCAAGGAGGAAGGGGGTGAGGCTACCCTCGAGGAGATTGGCATGCGAGCAAAGTTGGAGATGGAGTATTCCAAATTCTTGAAGGAGGAAGAAATCAAGTGGAGACAATAGTAGCGAGCAGTATGGCTCAAAGAAGGTGATAATAACATGAGATTCTTCCATAACGTTGCATCCGCAAGGGATAGATGTAACAGGATCTCTTCTCTAGTAATTAAGGGCATATTTTTGGATAAGAAGGACGATATTTGTGATGATATTGTTGGGTTTTATCATATACTTCTTTCCTCGGATTGTTGGTCCGGACCAAGGTTGGATGAATCTCCTCCATTTTGCGGAGCTTTCGATTGAACACGCAGATGCTTTGGAATCCCTCTTTTTTGAAGAAGTAAAGGTGGTCGTGGACTGTTTAGGGAGAGACAAGGCCCTTGGTTCGGATGGGTACCCCATGGCCTTCTTCCAGATCTTTTGGGATATGGTGAAGAGGGATCTGATGGATTTTCTAGATGATTTTCATGCAGATGGCTTTATTTCGTCAGAGCTGGGCGCTTCTTTTATAACGCTAATTAGTAATCCCTAAGCTTGAAAGCGCAGATGAACTCAAGGACTTTCACCCTATCAGTCTTATAGGCAACCCCTACAAGATTCTTGCCAAAGTTTTAGCTTCTAAATTCAAGAAGGTTGTGGAGAAGGTCATATCTTCGAATCAAGGGGCTTTCATAGAAGACATGCATATTTTGGATATGGCTTTGATTGCGCATGAGTGCCTAGATGCTAGGTATAGATAGAAAAAGGTAGGGGTGATTTGCAATCTGGATATGGAAAAGGCTTACGATCACGTGGAGTGGGATTTCTTGGATTATATTCTAGGTCGGATGGGCTGCGGCTTTAAATGTAGGGAGTGGATTCACTCTTGCGGAGAATTGGCGTCTTTCTCAGTTTTAGTGAATGGATCCTCTAAAGGCTTCTTTAAGGCTTTGCAAGGCCTTAGACAAGGGGAGCCTTTGTCCCCTATATCTTTTTGGTTATCGCAGAAGCTTTCAGTCGTATGTTGGCCCGAGCTCAAGAAGTGGGTCTTTTCTTTGGTTTCCTGGTTGGAAAGGCTTCGATTTTGGCTTCTCATCTAcagtttgtggatgatatgcCTATTTTCTGTGACGCAGATCTAGTCAAGGTGGAAGATTCGAGGAGAGACATCATTTGCTTTAAAGCAGTTTCTAGGCTGAAAATCAATGTGTTGAAATGCGAATATTTGGGAGTTGATGTGTCGGAGGAGAAGCTTTCTAGTCTAGCGTGCTCTTTTGGTTGCAAGGTTGGATCGCTTCCTTCTTCATACTCAGGCCTTCCACTCTATATTGGGAGGCCAACTATCCATCTATGGGACAAGGTGGTGTAATGAATAGAGAATACTCTTTGAATGGGGAAGCCACTCTATATCTCTTGGAGGCCGGATTACTTTGATCAAATCGGCATTTTTGAACATGCCCCTTTACTTTGTCTCTATTAAAGTGCCCTCAAGCGGTGTTAGCAAGGCTGGAAAAACTTAGAAGAGATTTCCTATGGGGAGATTCGGAAGAAGGATTTGAGTTTCATTTGTTGAAATTGGAGGAGGTTTGTAAGCCTCTCCACCGAGGCGGGGTAGGGTTGCAACCACTTAAAATCATGAATTCGACCCTTCTCAGTAAATGGCTTTGGAGATTTGGTACGGAAGAAGACAGCCTGTGGTGACAAGTTATCTCCTCTTAGTGTTCCCTTTGTCAACAAAATGTCGATATTATCgccaatgttgtcaaatagcatatgcgatcctgtgcgattgcatatgcatgtgcgcatatgcgatcgcacaatcgcatatgcagttgcattttttttttcttgcatttaaaaaaaaaattaaaaaaaattcagaaaaatcagaaaaaaattagaaaaatcaaaataaattattatatgtcattgggacatgaaatttaatttaagtaaaaaaaataaaaccaaccaattacatacatatgataatgatacatttacaaattacaatatagttaacttcttaaatcttaacaattaacattttacatttaacaataacaaatatgaaatatgaaatatgaaatatccatattcaacattcaacactataTGTACATGATACAATAcataatatatcaagttatcaatatcaagttatcaagtatcaacaatcaacaacatcaacattaacacacttagacttatgagacaagtattaaacaaaattaagaagttatgtatttattattttatttatctaatcaataatcattaatcatatacattgatctagcatccattgtggcacatcaccaccaggtccaccaccaccaccaccaccatcatcattatcattcgagtcatctccttcttccacatacacttcttcttcttccttttcttcatcatctgtacgtactaatacttcatcagcatccaatggtggatgatcttcagcTTAATCATCATTATCGCCTTCTCCTTCGTCAATCTCCTCAATCTCATTAACgggttgacggctactactcgccccccgGCTCCCCCCCGTCtttcgccttcgagtggtactactaccttcaccaggtgtcgatccatatgcggcatcttcaacttgtgcccatgtcagctcctctccagcaaataccgagtcctccgtctctacgagccactcgttatctgcatctAACTCgtctaagcagatagggtcaaagaaactgggcttttctttcctactttGGAATCTTTCTCccaatttttgattgtattgaacgaaaaccaagtcgttgagctttttttgctcaaggcgattccttttcttggtatgaatctgcaagaaagaaagcgcatttggcattagttatttaggtaattaatttagcttaggccactaaaaaattaaagtttacaaaaaaaacaaaacaattactAAACATTCTAAACTTATTgcctcgaacgtgctccaattgcgctcgcaaccactggcagaacacgtgagtccaagaatcttcatagccagcttctttagagctggatccttccttTTCGGGTCCACTTCATAGGTAGCCCACCAGTtagctgagaaaaacagtttaagtataAGTTAAATGTCTTAGTCTCTTAGcgacactttgtagaaaaactttttgtaagagttcagtacacagttgacagtacactaacattcattcatagaagtatttactgggtaatttcattgtccgatgtcttattacgatatcccttgagaatatcccttcactttttgtgtagaagtccagcaaagttgagatcttgtccagttctcctctatctggaatcattctttccaagacatcaataaatccaaccatatgcatagttagtgcttctgTTGGATCAGCAGAAGTGAATAAACGGGTTgagttaaggatgtaagcagtcgaatacaatggggatgacatttggctgccccatcttctatccACAATATCAAAAATTGGCCTGTAATtacggtctctatagttaaaatggttcaTGCTCTTATTTTTCGCcttctccatcgcatcatatatgtagcccattgcgggcttctcatccccgtccaccaatcgcaacataGTGACTAAGGGTTCGGATGATTTTAGTGCCTCTACCACTTgagtccaaaaactttgagaaaaaattgtttgttgaacccgtttcccttcagccttctttgaccaaggcccacttgtaaaatcggccgacactacaaaacttctaagttctgatttctttgcatgtagcctttgtagtgttaaaaaggctgtagtgaaacgggtgactgctggacgtagcaagttacccccaatgaATTTTCTCATTCGATTGAGAAGAAGGCGTGcttgtacataaagaccgtgattcttctagcccttacaattacatttataaataatctacctatatcttctaacataagatcaatacaatgggccgcacaggggGGTCCAAAATAAATGTCGCATTTTCTCTATAAGAAGACGACCGACCATTACATACGAGA
Coding sequences within:
- the LOC131233307 gene encoding uncharacterized protein LOC131233307, which codes for MEKAKNKSMNHFNYRDRNYRPIFDIVDRRWGSQMSSPLYSTAYILNSTRLFTSADPTEALTMHMVGFIDVLERMIPDRGELDKISTLLDFYTKSEGIFSRDIVIRHRTMKLPTNWWATYEVDPKRKDPALKKLAMKILGLTCSASGCERNWSTFEAISLE